The following coding sequences are from one Microtus ochrogaster isolate Prairie Vole_2 chromosome 14 unlocalized genomic scaffold, MicOch1.0 chr14_random_1, whole genome shotgun sequence window:
- the C14H11orf96 gene encoding LOW QUALITY PROTEIN: uncharacterized protein C11orf96 homolog (The sequence of the model RefSeq protein was modified relative to this genomic sequence to represent the inferred CDS: substituted 2 bases at 2 genomic stop codons): protein MAFAVIRARSRVGRGGLYKXRGGPPRGTRRRRQQLQGASRSSAEXSSTIPRPPTGPPARHPSTAAPARASEARRHPAADLDPLPGEPQAAASRGTPESRPPPESPGAPPSPGPPATDGAMAAAKPGELMGICSNYQAVMPHFVCLADEFPQPVRPAKLPKGKGRLRRPRQSRFKTQPVTFDEIQEVEEEGVSPMEEEKAKKSFLQSLECLRRSTQSLSLQREPLSSCKLRNSLDSSDSDSAL, encoded by the coding sequence ATGGCATTCGCTGTCATCCGAGCTCGCAGTCGTGTGGGCAGAGGCGGGCTATATAAGTGACGAGGCGGGCCGCCGCGAGGCACACGGCGACGGCGACAGCAGCTGCAGGGAGCTTCCAGGAGCTCCGCGGAGTAGAGCAGCACAATCCCGCGTCCCCCGACGGGCCCGCCCGCCCGCCATCCCTCCACGGCAGCGCCGGCTCGGGCCAGCGAGGCCCGCCGCCACCCCGCAGCAGATTTGGATCCCCTGCCCGGAGAGCCTCAGGCTGCCGCCTCCCGGGGGACCCCGGAGTCGCGGCCGCCCCCGGAGAGCCCGGGCGCCCCGCCGTCCCCCGGCCCCCCAGCCACCGACGGCGCCATGGCAGCCGCCAAGCCTGGCGAGCTCATGGGCATCTGCTCCAACTACCAGGCGGTGATGCCGCACTTCGTGTGCCTGGCCGATGAGTTCCCGCAGCCCGTGCGGCCCGCCAAGCTGCCCAAGGGCAAGGGCCGGCTGCGGCGGCCGCGCCAGTCCCGCTTCAAGACGCAGCCGGTGACCTTCGACGAGAtccaggaggtggaggaggagggggtgtccccgatggaggaggagaaggccaAGAAGTCGTTCCTGCAGAGCTTGGAGTGCCTGCGCCGCAGCACGCAGAGCCTGTCGCTGCAGAGGGAGCCTCTCAGCAGCTGCAAACTGAGGAACAGCCTGGACTCCAGCGACTCCGACTCAGCCCTGTGA